Sequence from the Lusitaniella coriacea LEGE 07157 genome:
AGGACTTGACCTGCATTCAAACTAAATTTTTTTCAGATACAACTTTTTGTGGGTATCCATTGACCGAAAAAAATTAAACACCTGTAAGCTTATCATTGGGTTGTTGGTCGGTGGCTGCGAGTTGGGGATATTTCTCTCCAAAATAGTTGCCCAAAAGCGTGTTAACTGCTGATAAGAGAACCGGTGCGAGGATAAATGCTAATAATCCTGCCACGTGGAATCCCGGTGCAACCACAGAAGCCAGCCAGAAGCAGATGCCGTTGACGACGAGGGAGAAAGCACCCAAAGTGAGAAAGTTGAATGGTAGCGAGAGTGCCGAGATGACAGGCTTAATCAGGGCGTTGACTCCACCAATCGCGATCGCGGCGATAATCGCTGCGGGGAAATTAGCGAGATCGACTCCAGGGAAGATAATATCAACGACCAGTAAGCTTAATGCAGTTGCTAGTAGAGTTAAAAACGTTCCTAACATCATTTCTCCTTAATTGTTTACAAAACGAAATACTATATTGCACTCGCAATATCTCGATTTATCGCAAAATTTTGGACGTTTTGCCTCTCCACAAAGATAGATTTTGAAAATCCACCTCATCTTCAACTTCCCCGATCTTGTCCCGTGGATGTCGATCTCTCTCCAAGGATGGAGGCGATTTATCCGCCATTTTGGGAGACTAATCGTAAGAGTTTAATTTAAATATTGAGTCAGAAGGAAAGAGGTATTTATGAAACTAACAAAAATCGCATTGGCTCTCCTACTCCCTCCCGTGGGAATATTTCTTGAAACTGGAGTAGGGCCAACGCTCATTATCAACATTTTACTGACCTTATTAGGTTGGCTTCCCGGTTCTATCCACGCCCTTTGGGTCATTGTTAAGAGAGCCGAACGCGAAGCAGTTTAGTTTTGAATTTGGAATGCTGAATTCAAGAACAAGTCGAACATAAAGATTATGTGGATCGAAAAACTGGCTCGATTGGGTTACGCGACAAAAGGTTTCGTGTATGTCTCTATTGGTCTTTTAGCATTGCAAACTGCTCTCGGAACCGGAGGAAAAACCACTAGCTCCTCCGGCGTACTGCAAACCATTGCCGGTCAACCTTTTGGCAAGATTTTTTTGATTTCAATCGCCATTGGATTAATTGGTTACGCCCTTTGGCGCATAATTGAGGCAATTGTCGATCCTGCCGATAAGGGAACAGATGTGGAGGGATTGGGCAGTCGATTGGGCTATGTTTGTAGCGGCGTGGCTTACGGTGCGTTGTCCTGGGAAGCAATTGCGTTAGTGATGAATGCTGGGAATTCAGGCGGTGGGGGAAGTTCGACTGTGAGTTGGACGGCGCGGATTCTGGAACAACCCTTCGGGCGTTGGTTAGTCGTATTGGGGGGTGCAGTTGCGATTGGCATTGGCTTCTATCGACTTTATAGAGCCTACAAAACCAAATTTCGCAAAAAGCTCGATCTCGGAGAATTGAGCCAAGATCAACAAAACTGGGTGGTACAGGTCTGTCGCTTTGGAGTCGCCGCACGGGGCATGGTATTCGTTCTTTTGGGGGGTTCTCTGCTGCAAGCTGCTCGCCAGTACGATCCCCAAAAAGCGAAAGGGTTGGACGGCATTTTGTCGGCATTAGTTCAACAACCCTTTGGCAAAATTTTGCTCGCCATCATGTCTTTGGGTCTAATGGCCTATGGCGGATATATGGTGGTGCAAGCGCGATACCGCCGAATTCAATTGGAAGAGGGCGCTCTACAAGTGTAATCCTTTAGTTTTGCCTGCAAAGATGCTTTGGAAACAACTGCTCCAAATCCAAATTTGATGCGACTTTTGCTAATTTTGTTAAGTCTTCGCAATCGCGCAAGTTGGGCAAAATCCCTAGGATGGGAACTTGGGTGAGAGATTCAATTAAGGGAATGGGAGTCCAATCTTCGAGATGGGCTTCTGCATTGGGGTGGAGACAGTTAAGAATGATCCCTTTGAGGTTCAGTTGAGTTTGACGAGCGAGGGCGACATTTGCAACAGTTTGCGCGATCGCGCCCAATTTGACTGGAACCACCAAAACCACGTTAAACCGCCAATCCCGCGCAATATCTGCCACTGTTAATTCTGCCGTCACCGGAGAACCCAATCCCCCCAACGCCTCAACCAACACAAATTCTCTCTGTTGTTGCAGTTCCTGAAACGCTTGCCAAACGCAGGTTAGATCGACAATTCGCCCTTCTCGTTCCGCAGCAATCGGCGGCGCGACGGGGGTTTTGAAGTAAAGGGGAGCAATGGTTTGGGCAGATTGCGGGAGTTCAAACAGTTTTTCATACTGTTCGCGATCGCCGACCCCCGCCTGAACCAACTTCATCACGCCCAAACTCTCCAACTTCCGATATCTTTGCCAATAGGCAATCAACGCAGTCATCAGAACGGTTTTACCCGCATCGGTATCCGTTCCAGTAATTAGTAAATTTGTCATGGGTTATGGGGTCTAAAATCTATAGCAAAAGGCAGAAGGCAGAATGGAAAGGCTTGAAAGGTCAAGGTTTGGTGCGTTGGCTGTTGTCCTAACTGTTCTGACAACTGCGATAGAATTCAGTGCGATTGTACTCTGCTAATCTCTCCGCGTCCCCGTTTCTTCGTTTATCCGTGGTTCTTCTCAACAGGTTGGTTGGATAAGCTGGCAGACCACGAGGGCGGGTAATGCCCGCCCAATCTTTCATTAATAAAGGGAATCTACGCGATCGCGCCAACCCGCTTCACCGTCCCCAAAGCCTCAACCAATCGGCGAACCGCCGCAACCATCGCCACCTCATCATTAAGCTGGTTAATGGCAGACCCGACACCTACGCCAGAAGCCCCAGCCGCGATCGCCATCGGTGCGGTGACATCGGATAAACCCGACGCGCACAACACCGGCACAGAAACGGCTCGTGCAATGCTGTATGCAGCCGCAAGGGTCGGCGCGGCTTTTTCCACCAAACCCAAAGTTCCCGCGTGAGTGGGGGCGCTGCTGGTGCCGCCTTCGGTTTGAATAATATCCGCTCCTACCTCAACCAAAGCTTGGGCGAGTTCTACTTGTTGGTCGAGTTCGAGAATATGGGGAACCGTTACAGAGAGGGCGATATTGGGGAGTAATTCTCTCGTTTGCCCAGTCAGTTCCAAAACCTCATTCGCCTCAAAACGCCGTCCTTGGGCGTAAAAGCTATCAAAATTACCAATTTCAATTAAATCTGCCCCTGCTTCCACCGCACGGACTAATTTTTCCGGTTCCACAGCAGAGGTGCAAATCGGCAAAGGGGTCAAGTGGCGCGCGAGGCGCACCAAATCGGGATCGGCAGCAATATCCACAAAAGTTGCTCCCCCTGCTGTTGCCGCTTTAACTGTCGCCGCCACGCGATCGCGGTCAAAATTATTTAAACCGCTAATAATCTTAAGAGCATTGTGTTGTGCGAAAGCCTGCTGGAGTTGAAGATTTATTGTCATAATGTTGCTATTGAGCGACCAATTCTATCAGCATTTATTGTATATCAGTAAGCACTCAGCACTCAGCCAAAACCTTGGTATTTATAGCTTTCAGCTTTTCGAGATATCCTAAGCTTAATGCGTAGTGCTGTATCGAGCATCCTGCACCTGTTTTTACAAACCGGAAAAATCTCCCCTCAGCACTCCTTGCACCAAATTCAAAATTTGCATTCCTTCTATGGGAGAGTTGCGCCAATCTTTCCTGAATCTTAATCAACAACTGTTACCCTAAACCTTCACATTGCTTAAAACACATCCAAGTCTAAGCTATAAAATTGTATCTACAAGGTTGAGAAAAATTTGGCAATTTCGCAATTTTGCAAAATTATTGCACGGAAAACCCAGAAGAGTATAATTGGGAGCATTGGCAAAGGCTCCGCGTGTTCTGACCGACTCGGTACGCCAAATTAACTAACCCCTATGGACGAATCATCAGAGTTGCTGCTACTTGGCCTTGCAGCGATCGCTACCGCATTTGAAGAGATACTTGTGTAAACTGAAAAACTGCTAGAAATTGCGACAAGGCGCGACTGAATACTCCATAATCCCCCTACAACACCGATGAATTTTCCGCCCAACAACTTATCGACGTTTCATAACGATATTTTCCAGAATACGATTCTGGGTCGGCTTTGCGGAAAAAATCAACTTTTTCGCGATCGGTACTTAATTCTCAAAATGTTGGGTCGCGGGGGATTTGGCGTTACCTTCTTGGCACAAGATAACAGCTTACCCGGTAAGCCGTTGTGCGCGATTAAGCAACTTTGTCCGAAGGTTAGCGATCCCAGTGCGCTAGAAACCGCGCGCCAGCGCTTTCATCGCGAGGCGAAAACCCTCGGTTTATTGGGGAGTCATTCGCAAATTCCCCATCTCCTCGATTATTTTGTGATTGGCGAAGACTTCTACCTCGTTCAAGAATACGTCAAAGGAATTACCCTCGCGCGACTGGTGCGCCGCTACGGTTGTCAGTCTGAGGTGGTCGTCAAGCGTTGGCTGCGGGAATTGCTCATTCTCTTGCAATACGTCCACAGTAACGGAGTGATCCATCGGGATATCAAACCCCAAAATATTATCCGATGCCAGGATGACGGGCGCTTGGTGTTGCTCGATTTTGGAGCGGTAAAAGAGCAATTGGTGAATGTGGCTGGTGCAAGTACGAAAAACATTACGACGCACTTCGTGGGAACAGTTGGATTTG
This genomic interval carries:
- a CDS encoding DUF561 domain-containing protein; this encodes MTINLQLQQAFAQHNALKIISGLNNFDRDRVAATVKAATAGGATFVDIAADPDLVRLARHLTPLPICTSAVEPEKLVRAVEAGADLIEIGNFDSFYAQGRRFEANEVLELTGQTRELLPNIALSVTVPHILELDQQVELAQALVEVGADIIQTEGGTSSAPTHAGTLGLVEKAAPTLAAAYSIARAVSVPVLCASGLSDVTAPMAIAAGASGVGVGSAINQLNDEVAMVAAVRRLVEALGTVKRVGAIA
- a CDS encoding YqaE/Pmp3 family membrane protein, which codes for MKLTKIALALLLPPVGIFLETGVGPTLIINILLTLLGWLPGSIHALWVIVKRAEREAV
- a CDS encoding phage holin family protein gives rise to the protein MLGTFLTLLATALSLLVVDIIFPGVDLANFPAAIIAAIAIGGVNALIKPVISALSLPFNFLTLGAFSLVVNGICFWLASVVAPGFHVAGLLAFILAPVLLSAVNTLLGNYFGEKYPQLAATDQQPNDKLTGV
- a CDS encoding serine/threonine-protein kinase, which codes for MNFPPNNLSTFHNDIFQNTILGRLCGKNQLFRDRYLILKMLGRGGFGVTFLAQDNSLPGKPLCAIKQLCPKVSDPSALETARQRFHREAKTLGLLGSHSQIPHLLDYFVIGEDFYLVQEYVKGITLARLVRRYGCQSEVVVKRWLRELLILLQYVHSNGVIHRDIKPQNIIRCQDDGRLVLLDFGAVKEQLVNVAGASTKNITTHFVGTVGFAPPEQMALRPTFASDIYAVGITGLYLLTGKAPLDFSSDRATGELHWQTRVEVSRSFARILEKMLKPSLQERYPSVLEILKALDRASPQDNLSRCMNLPAAPPKKAIATPSEIPPQRPLSSVAKTAKAIREWKARQARKQKRDPRSRDLLSPSGSSI
- the bioD gene encoding dethiobiotin synthase, giving the protein MTNLLITGTDTDAGKTVLMTALIAYWQRYRKLESLGVMKLVQAGVGDREQYEKLFELPQSAQTIAPLYFKTPVAPPIAAEREGRIVDLTCVWQAFQELQQQREFVLVEALGGLGSPVTAELTVADIARDWRFNVVLVVPVKLGAIAQTVANVALARQTQLNLKGIILNCLHPNAEAHLEDWTPIPLIESLTQVPILGILPNLRDCEDLTKLAKVASNLDLEQLFPKHLCRQN
- a CDS encoding DUF1206 domain-containing protein, with product MWIEKLARLGYATKGFVYVSIGLLALQTALGTGGKTTSSSGVLQTIAGQPFGKIFLISIAIGLIGYALWRIIEAIVDPADKGTDVEGLGSRLGYVCSGVAYGALSWEAIALVMNAGNSGGGGSSTVSWTARILEQPFGRWLVVLGGAVAIGIGFYRLYRAYKTKFRKKLDLGELSQDQQNWVVQVCRFGVAARGMVFVLLGGSLLQAARQYDPQKAKGLDGILSALVQQPFGKILLAIMSLGLMAYGGYMVVQARYRRIQLEEGALQV